A region from the Chitinophaga sp. Cy-1792 genome encodes:
- a CDS encoding ABC-three component system middle component 1, which yields MIELISEIFQAAGFEDRGGVDFKVYAVKDRVNYWVVIQCDNIGKIIDEQIDIFIKASEIVQAPTFDKNANLLILCRYQSIADIIPGSLLQVEEDPYNFKKTILYYTEGELNNLRNKIGDLPVLDTIETLILTEAVFEKHKNEFDSNDFESLVYRMAIKIPFIRMKIGQINSLESLESINKQALDDNPLNDLLEKDLLSISDSEFLAMTEADILNKLRTTNTDENR from the coding sequence ATGATTGAGCTGATTAGTGAGATATTCCAGGCAGCTGGGTTTGAAGACAGAGGGGGCGTAGATTTTAAAGTTTACGCGGTAAAAGACCGTGTTAATTATTGGGTAGTTATTCAATGTGATAATATTGGTAAAATTATCGATGAGCAGATAGATATATTCATAAAGGCGAGTGAAATAGTTCAAGCGCCTACATTTGATAAGAATGCAAATCTGTTGATATTATGCAGATACCAGTCAATTGCGGATATAATACCCGGTAGTTTGTTACAGGTTGAAGAGGATCCTTATAATTTTAAAAAGACCATTCTTTACTATACGGAAGGTGAATTGAACAATCTGCGCAATAAGATCGGAGACTTACCTGTACTAGACACTATCGAGACCCTGATATTGACGGAGGCTGTATTTGAAAAGCATAAAAATGAGTTTGATAGCAATGATTTCGAGTCGTTGGTCTATCGGATGGCTATCAAAATACCGTTTATCAGGATGAAGATAGGGCAGATAAATAGTCTCGAATCCTTGGAATCGATCAATAAACAGGCACTTGATGATAATCCACTGAATGATTTGTTAGAAAAAGATTTATTATCCATCAGTGATAGTGAATTTCTTGCAATGACAGAGGCTGATATCCTTAATAAGCTTAGAACTACAAATACGGATGAAAATAGATAA